One Glycine max cultivar Williams 82 chromosome 8, Glycine_max_v4.0, whole genome shotgun sequence genomic window, tttaatactattccAACAATGTGTATTCCATGGGCCAAGAGTGCTGccaaaactgagtttgcaacgGCCCGGAACCTTCATTTCCATCCAGCCAAGAGAGTCCACCTTCCTTGGAACATTTTGAATCCCAAACAATTTTACAAATTGTTTGTGAAATCAATTTGAGTAATATCTGAAATATCCGTTCTGATGTCCCCAGACAATCTTCGGGAAGCAAAAGTTCTAGACTTCTCAACACTAATTTTCAATCCACGGGTTAAGGCAATCAAGTCTGATCAACCCttgaaaaagtaatttaataaaattaatttaataaagaaatcaCATGCTGAATTCTTTTTTACTATCCCAAAGTCAGTCAAAATCAGTTTTAACATGaaaattagattaatttttttttataaatgacaaGTATATTTTCCATTATAATCATATTTAAGTTAGATAAGATTATTATGTGTGTTACAATTTCTCCTCTAATATCTAATATTTAACGtaattataaattcataatttgaaCGTTATGTTTAGTTAAACTAGATTGAATCAGTTGAGTGTTTACAAATTTGGATTTAATTGCcgattttttgctttattaaaatttaaaagtgaatttTTCAGTCTTTTCAGTGTATATAGAAGTTTCGAACTATAGGCAAATGTCAGTTAATACCTTTTAgattaaggaaataaaaattaaagttcttaatgtcaatttttttttctttctttataattttataattgtttatatgtctaacttttaataaataataatttttataaacaaaattatttttatacataaaattgaaattaaatttttttattagatgatgATAAccttaattgttattataataacaagcacacaattaattttacacaattttatactaattaacatTAACTAGTATTAGAGTAACAACatacaaaaactaattttatataattttatactaattaactttaaaaaaatatatttatatagatgAAAATTTTCAAGAGAGTTGGATTCGTCCCTGTAACGCCAATACTCCCAAGCTACACATAACTAAGacccttatttattttaaaaggttCAAGTGAGTTGATTTCCAATAGTTTTTATAAAGGTTCAAGTGAGCTGATTTCCAATAGTTTTTATCATTATAAAGAATAACCTTtggagtgtgtttggatggaggaatttaaaattctgagaaattttaaattctaagaatttcaaatacttcaattgaaattcttttatttttaaaattctgtgtttggataaaaaaagttaaaattatgagggtgaaaaaaatgaatgaaaaagaaaagaaaagatattattggtgtgctagttatacgtgtGTTCCTCTACGTTTTCAAGTCCGAACGATGTTCCACAATCTCAAAcagtgtttcttgaagaagacggTAAGGAGagaatttcattttctcaccttttagaaggaaattgaaattccagatttttagttgtttaaaattctgatttaaaattccaaaattttaaattcttcacataaaacatccaaacaatgaattctacaTTACAAAAAtccaaattctctgataaattattttcctcagttaaaattctctattcaAACATATTCTAAGAGTTTTCTTCAATTCTCCATTTATAATAAGTAACTTATATACAACTATTATACTAAAATATGAAGGATGAGGATAGAGAGTGACTCTTCTAGAATTTCTCTCGCAGTTACTTGATCACTCCTTTTATCAGGATTAATTAAGAGTCACAAACCACATTTCACTCTTATTCTTGAGTTCAGTTGAATTCTACCAAATTCAATAGCATTGTTCTCATGAGAAGGGGAGTAATTACAAGCAAACCAAAAGATATAGTGGCTTAATAACATGCCCGTTGACACTTCGTATTGGGTCAATtgatttaaacttatttgttgaagaaaaacttaataaaataagtaattttttaattttatttttaatgtgtttgtctaaattactttttacttaaaataaacatttttctgcTTATTTGGATAAGCAAATCctatttacttattaaataagcattttttgaaagaaagaaaaaaaaacttattctaaaattacttattttaagttttaaacaaAATGACCCATTATAAAGTCCATGAAAAGTAATTTCTCTAAAAACTAGAGTAACAAAGATAAtccaaaactaaaaatttcCGGGGAAAGCACATCCTCTAGTAAAATCCAAGATTTACAGTTAAGCGCTCGCTATTTGTTACAATGTATTAcagaaaatatttcttttgtgcATATATGCATCTGGTATTAAAATACATCTGAATTTGAGTAGCATACTTTGTGTATATGTCCTCTGTACAGAAAAgccaataagaaaataaatgtggTTAACACACTCAGTTATACATTTAAAAGGAGTATTTGGAGTCCAGAATCTTCATAAAAAATTCTTGTTGCCTTCTATACATTGGGGCTATGCACTCCCCATAGCCCACATTCCTCAAGCCTGAAAAGAAATGAATATTACAAGATACCAGTGTTTCTTTCAGGGAGTCAGAGAgtataaaattgtatttatataaatagaagGAAAGTCACCTATATGATAATGAGAGTAATTCTTTTATATAAGCCAATAGAAGTTTAGCTCTGGTAGTGATTCAGCTGTAAAGTATCAAAAACAATGGACTGCAAACTGATGCTGAAAAACGGGCTCATCTTCCTGGGGCATAACTTCTATTTTTAGGCCAACATGAATTTCTTCCCTGTTTTTTAGGAAAAGTTATCAATTTATCATCTGTATATACTATATACAAGCATTCAAATAAATAGAAAAGCTTATCACCAAAACCCATTTACGACCTCATCTTCTGAGAATAACACGTTAAAACAATACAATAAGATGTGTGCACAACTCAAACTGAGTAATATATTAGTAAAATGTAATGCAGAGATGTGCACAACTCAAATTGATCAAGGACCTCAATTTAAGGTATAGTGAGGAGAatatgatggtggtggtggatgTAGCTTTACTTTTGGATCCTTACAATCGTAATCCACTTGGAAGAGTTTCCTATACAAATTAGCATTTATGTGTCCTTAATACTGAAAGCTCAACTATGTGAGAAGGACTTCTGCAATTTTTACCAGAAGGATAGGATATAAAAAGGAGTTATTGTGTACTCTAAAGAGAAATCTCGGGCAAAAGATTTTAACACTCACTCAGTAGAAATAAACGTAattcattgtttttcatcagATGAATAGAAAGGTATGCACTTGGATCAAAGCAGCATTATAAGACAGtccattaaatttatatattttttcaaaccgAAACTGGGGGGCAACAGCAACTTACGTCAAATTTACTCTCCTTTAAGCTTTCCAATGACTCGGCAAGCTCAACTTGCTTTGAAGCAGTGGCTAGCAGGGCCTAACATGAGCAGAAAACTCAATCAACACAATACTGTAAAATCTCTAAACATGAAACCCAAAGTGAACAATTGTGGTAGATTGGCACTACCTTCTTTGTTTTTTGCAAGTCATATTCTATACATTTTATGCGACTCAATGACTCTTGAAGAATATCCTCTTTTTCAGGAGGAATTGTATTAGGTTTATTAGCCATCTCAGTTACCACTGCCTCTAAATTCTGAATTCTTTGCCAAAGTGGCTCTTTTATCGCCGGAGTCATTAATTGTTCCTCGGAATTGGATTGAGCCGATTTGGTTTTCTCATGGCTTCTTGGTTGGTTGTCTACAGAGCGAACCACAAAACATTTCCCCAATGCCGCAAATACTACATAAATACAAGTTAACAATTTGACTGCGATTTGAGCCAAAATACTTATGATATATGGAATTGGCTTCTCCTGTAGTCTTCTGAGATGATTGTTGTTTGAATCACCTATCAGATTCACCAATTTTTACATTTAGTATAGAATACAAAATTCTCCTTACtagaaaaggaaacaaaatgaaGATTCCAAATGCCTCAAACTAGTGATAAAGTTGTGAGATACAACTTTCAGCAACAAATAATATgaaggataaaatatgttttttgtccttataaaattattaaagtttGGATTTCGTCCCTACAAAAAACTTCATCCGTTTTCAtcctcataaaattataatgtgcCATTTTTTGTCTTGGAGCAAGGTTTGCTTGTATCCAAACCTACGATGATgattttttacattgattataCATATAACCAATGTAAATGTAACTTTTTCTACATCAGTTATGCATATAACTAGTGTAAAAAAGTTATACACATAGATTCAGATTGCTCTTGGCCAAAAAATGTCATATTATAatttggcttaaatatgtttttgatccttAATAAATACTCGATTTATGTGTTTgtttcctaataaatttttgttttgtgttgagtccctaataaaataacatttttatttttatcctagaTATTTTGTGtctctgataaattaaaaaatcttgtgtttgcttcctaataaattagcaaattttattttagtctgtATTAACAACAAATGGGAAATATTTATCATGGAGCAAATAcaaaatttgctaatttatGAGGGGCTAAAAATAAGTGTCAAGGATCAAAAgtaaaattgttgttttattagAGACTCATTgctaaacaataatttattaggGAGTAAATCCAAAATCGGatatttattagggatcaaaaacatatttaagccttataATTTTATGAGGATAAAAACAGACGAAAAATTTTGCTGGGACAAAATCCGAACTTCATGAATTTTAGAAggacaaaaaacatatttgagCCTAATATTAAACTACACACATACACACTAAGATTTCAATTGAAGTCTCTGGCACTAAGAAAaacaaagtaacaaatatcaatcCCGTACTTGAAACACAGATTTCCCTAGGAACTTCCATCCCATCCTGACCTCTCATTCTGTGGGTGTGACTTGGTTAAGCATGgacaaaatgaaataatttgcCTAACAAATTTAAACTACATGTTTCTCCTTTCATGCTCTCATGGCTAAAGTCAGGCATCTAAACCAATATTGTTCACAGGTTACACCGCAAGTTCTATTATCATCATTTATAAGCTTAAAACAAGTTCATCCTCTAATAAATATATGCAAAAAGAATGAAATAGAGATCAACCCctaattagaagaagaagaaaaagaagctgTGATAAGGAATCACATACTTATTGAATCAACATCCCCAACAACTTCTCTGGCAGCATTTAAAGGCTCAAGTACATTGCCGGTAGGTGCAGAGTCTCTCATCCTTTTCTGAAATATGGTTCCATATCATATGAGTTGCAGATAACCTATAGTTCAGCAAAAGTTCAAAGATAAAAGACTATAATCACACAAAAGGAGAAATAGACAAGTTCCTCAAATTTATCTTCTAGGGAGCATTTATACAAGCTTATATGGATTTATGGAAATGACTTGTGACCTTAGTTATTGTAAGTTTTCTTTAGCTTATTAAAATAAGCTTCATGGAGAACCTAATCCAAATAAACTCGTTTTAACTTGTTTCAGTAAGCTCCAAAGTTAAACTTGTAAATAAGCACTAATTTGATCAGAGCTTATAGAATAAGTTCTTAATTAAATAGTTTACCTAAGAGTTCCCTTAACCATCTTAAATAGTAAATGTTATAGACTTCCAATTTTGTTCCGCatcattttgtttatttcaattaagtttaaagtttaatcaatcaaatcctaaaatttttaaatttggtaTCTATGGTATTACATAGACATATCTCTATCAAATGACTTTACTGGTATGGAGCCCAAGAAAATAGCCTATTAACCATCAATTTATTCAGAGAAACCcaatataaaaataaccaaTTGAATATTTAAGCTactaatttctattttatttgaaatctaTTTCTTGTGGTTTAACTTATCCTCAACTTTTTAAAATGGCATAAAAATTATCCCAAATGACAGACTAAGCTGAAGTGGGAACCAAGAAAGTGCTTCACTAACCAACTTCATTCAAAGAAACTGAAAGACAAAAGGTAAGATGCAGAACCTCAATGTTcaacaagaaagaaaacaaatctgTTTTTCTTGAATTTAACAGATATCTATAGCTTTGGATAAGTAAACCATTAAGATTCACATGCTAATATCAAAATGAAATAGTATCTACACAAACTCAAAACCGATGAAGCATGTAACTCACAGTAGCATCAACCATCCCCCATTTTGTTCCCTAAATCACATACATACCTTCATACTACAGTTTTGACATCCACAACCATAATTTGGTAGCACTGTGATGAAATTATTCTTGCTGTGATCAAAAGATGACATGTGTACAAATATACATAACACTACACCTATAGTAATAAAATTCCTTTTCATTTGGATCAGTTCCGTCTTCATTggtttcactaaaataagctaaGGTTTACCACAGCATTCCTTTGCCTTACAATCATGGGTAAGAAACGAATACTGGTGAATTTTTGTTCATGGCAAATAGACATGGTAGTTGTTAATCACATTTGCAATTCTTTCGGATTTTGAGATATTGAATGCTCTATATTCtagatttttttcaatttgtcgTGAATGTAAATTTAGAGAGGGTGAGCTTGAAATAAGTGTAAATATAGAGACATGCTATGAACCTCAGGATTTACAGTGTAACTTACAAATGACCTACTTTCAAGTATCAACAAAGGACCACTAACAGGAATCAAAACGATCTTTGTATTCTAGAttgattgaatttaaaaatagtcCATTTTCAACATGCAATGAAGTGCTCTACAGAAATGCACAGACAACATTTTGATGCAcattgaatttttcattttcaaattgtacaattttttttatttttaaaaatggacTAGCATTTACAGGATTCTACTGGAAATTTACTTGATACCAGTGTTATCAACTGCAGATCACAAATATGGTGGAAAGCCAATAATCTGCTATATCATATAACGGATAGCATCATGGATAACTAGAGGAAGTCGCATAGCAGctgaaatatatgatatatatcgtgtatgcatacaaaaaaaatttatgcaaataaaaataaaatgcataaaatttgGCATCATATTAACCCAAATTCAATTAACATAGTCTCTAATGGAGGATATTACTAATTATACCATTGGTTAATTGTAAGTAATTTGTGTTGCATCAAAATTAATTCCTAGTCTCTAATGCATAATTTCCACCTACAAAAGTTGTTCAAGCAAGGCATAATGTATGAAAAACACAACACCTGATACTAAAGATACTTGATTTGACCATGAACCTATAAAAACATGAGACTCTCAAAAGTACAAGAAAATATTTGCATTGGATTGGTCAAGGCTCCAATCACCAGGATTAGATATTAGCAAGCTGGAGAGTTCAGATTATTGTCAGCTCTATGTCATAACATAAATCAGTCATAATCTTTGTTTCACTTCCTTTCAATATGGCATGagcaaaatacttttaaaaagaaGTATAAAATGTGTAGTAGTCACTAGTCAGTCAGTAAAGCCTCTTGTTTGGGATATAAGAAAAACTGCTCAGgatttaaaactaaaacatataaaatatataagaaactaagaaagataaaaacaaaaaacaaggaAATATAAACTCAGCTCACTTTTTCACTTGAAGGAACAGATTGTACGAAGGCTGAAGGATTCAATCTTACTTCTGACGCTGATAGAGGTTCAGATATTCCAGTGCTTTTAACCTATGAAGAAAGAACCTATCAGTAAATCTTTACATCATGCAAAAGAGTATGAATAAGACTTGTGAATTGTACAACAAAATACTGCAGTGGCACTAAATTTATGTGTGACCTTGCTGGCATATGACTTCACATCAACCCCATCAGCAACAGAAGAACTTCCAAACTTTGTTAGCTTCATTGCTTCTCTAGAATGCAATAGCTGTAAATAGAACAAGGGAGTATTAGCTGTGCAATTGAGCAATAATTCTTAAATGTGATTTCATACAAATGTGGGATACATAATCCTAATAATACCATACTTTCAAAATGTCAGGATCATTCCAAGGTCCCTTATCAGATCTAAGACACCCTCCATCATTTGGGCACGAACAACTGCCGCCGAGGAAATCTGGAAGTTGGCTGttgaaaaaaagacaaaaaaaggaATGCTCACATGATAGGCATTATAATAGACATAGAAGCCCTTAATTAACTGGGGCAGTACAAACATAAACACAAACCTTGAGTCTATAATCTGTAACAGTCTGCTCTGAAACTTGTTGCCTAAAACCTGTAGATTCAGCATGAATCATTTATACAATGCTTGTTCCTTTCTAAAGAGAAAagatacaaagaaaaatagataaatacatGTATTTTGGCTGTGGTCATTGGATCAAGAAAACCTTTTGCAGTATTCCATAGTAGCTTGAACCCACTACCAGCATTAAcaatgaacatttggtttaatGTCTGAAAAGAAAATGAGCAACTTAAGAAGTGCACAATGACTGTATACCTAAATTACCTATGGCAACCTTGTTTTTGCAGTAGGGGTTACAGAGCATGCTATGATTTAAGTATTATCATTGTATTATTGTATTTGTAGGAAGTATGTTAGGATGGCATTGTGGGTTCATTGAACACAATTGCAATTTGTATCCCTAATTCAGGTTCCAGACCTAAATCCTACATGCAGTTGAGTTCATGTACATGCATGCACCCTGTGAACATATTGCACGATAATATGCATGTttaaggaaataaaagaaaaaacaaataaaaactgaactttggaggaaaagaaaagaatatgcAGAAGCACCCACATACAGAGGCCTACTTAGTACTAAATTCACCTTCCTCTGTCATGAATAGCTTGCCTCCTTTTTCCTCTCCATTTACAAACAAACATAaacttgtttaattttctttctttcttttaagaaTTTTCCTTAAAAGATCTCAGAATCAAATTCTTAAGTTGAGAATGTCACTTTAAAGATcactaaaccaaaaaaaagaaaaaaagaaaaaaggaagtgCATAAACTATGATTTGTTCATCAAGATAGATTCAAGTTCTTATAACATTTACTTACCTCAGGGTAGTTATCACCATCAATTTTTTGCATACGCATAACAAGATCATGTGCAACTTTGCTAAAGCTGACCCAATTCTGCAAAATATACCAAGTAATAAAACGTTTAGACTTCTTCATAAtgctattttaattattcagaTATGTTGTTGTAAGCATAGAATTTACCACTCCATGCACATCAagtattgttgttgttttatcTATATGCCTCTTTGCTGCAATAGAACATGCTGGGAATTTCTCTTTAAACATTTTCTCAAATCCCTGaacatgatattttaaaaatcgatcAACTGTCGTGACACTCATCAACTTGCTGGGTTCAACTTTGCCAAGTCTTTCAATATAAACCGGTTGGCCCTCTTTGTCCACACCATGGTAGCCATGAGGATAATAACACTGTACCTCTTCATACTCCTTATATACAAATTCCTACATATTATTTAtcacaaaactcatgattcagTAATTGAAAGATTATAGTGATTCATGATCAAACAAATAATGTTGGAAAATCTTCCAAAAGGGATATATGCAGGGTTTCTCCTCTCTAGAATTACACACTACGGGTGGCTGTTAGTTCAAAACTCTGCTAAGCTCCTTCAATCTTTCTGCAACAATTAGTAAACAATGGCttctttaaaaagtaaaaggtGTAAACAACCAATTACCAAACTTTACCTGTAAAATAGAATCTACTCCATACTCCTTCCTCCAATGCAACATATCTGCCCACATCTGGACTGTTTTATCAATGTCGAACTTTCTGGCTTTCAGAAACCTGCAGCATGAAAACATCACCAGCCTTTAATATACTGCAAgtctaaaaatatttcttttgtacAACAACATGTCtagaaaaatacatattttaattttcgcCAGAAGTTGTAGGAAAAAAAGGTTTCAAACATCAAAGAATGGCAATTTAGACGAACAATCCTTTAATAGCGCATTTACTGAATCTCTGTAATGAACAtcaataataatcaaatatcGGGATCTCTattgaaaagataaagaatacttcaaagaaagaaaaatcatgtAAATTATTGAGGAAGACGCTACAAAATGCCACTCCAGACAATGTTTTAGATGCACTTTGCATGATTAATATTCCTCAATTAAGGTAAAATAGAAACCTCTAAAGCAATAACATTGAGCAGTTTCTATTTTACCTTAAGTGCAGGATATGAACAACATAGACCATAATATTCCATTTATTTAACACCTCTAAAGCAATAACATTGAGcagttaaaagagaaaaagcacacaaatagaaaagaaacttctATGACAAATTCATTTACCTCAGCATTTCATGATAATCATCATGGGAATCTGGAAGCAGATCTCTTGTAAGTAGCACCTGACGAAATGAATTCACAGCTTTTTCCTCGTTAGCATCGcggacatcttctatgaaaatTGAAGCAAAGTCACTATTTGCTACACGTGTATTACGCTTCCTGAGACTATAAGCGAGTCTGGTTGAAGCAGTCATTGCTTTTCTCCTAAGAGATCTAGCTCGAGACTTCCGCCACTCATCCTCAGAGGTTTCAGGCTCAAAACATCTACCCCTCTCATCTTCTTGAGCTAATACTTCTTCTCCTAAACCCATAGAAATCAATAGTCAATACCTAAACCACAGTCCCAAAAACACAACcagaataacaaaaatatgttcCCAAAATCAACATCTCAGCGCCACACAGGACTACAGCTTTGTACCTGGCATTCTATTCAAGACAAGCAATTTGCACCTAGATTGCCTCTGCACCAAGGGAAAAACAAGAACCACCTTTAATAACAACAAATCCAACCCAGGATCAAGAATACTCACCAGCTAAGCCATTACAACCTTTATCAAGCATTCATGTATAacacaattaatcaaattattcaACTGGATTAAATTAGggaacaaaatccaaaaaaaaaatacaaaataaaaaactaacccaAGTTTACAGATCAATCAACAAACTAAACCCTTTACCCTCCAAACAACAAGACTAATATTGGATTACAACATCACTCAGATTACCCCTGCATCAAGGAAAAACAGAGAACAGCAATCCCAAACTTTAGGGAATCTAGAACTTTCCACAGCTGAGACTTACACTAGAAGAAATCCATAAAAAACACGATTGTGCAGCTGAATCCGTTCCCCAAATGATCAAAACCCAAAACCATAGATCAATCAataaagaagaggaaagaaaacattaacaccaagaaagaaaaggacctacatttgacaacaacaaaagcaatttcgagagaatccaATAAAACAACATCAgaaccaaacaaaacaaaaacaaaatcttaattttaaatcgAAACACCACAACCAAGCTGGATCAAAGGAATCCCGAAAAGGAAAAAGTCAGAACCGAAGAATCACAGATCAATCAACAAACGAATCAATCGAGGCGGATTTCAGATCGTAAGAGAGACAAGGAACGGCATTGCATTCATTCACGTACCCGAATCAAAACGACGTCGGTTCAACGATAAATAACAACGATGCAGATGAGGAGAGTGAGAGAGGAAAAAGGCAAAGTGGGTATCGCTTTCTGTGTGAGATCGAAAAAATGGAACGTACCGAAACCCGTACGGAGCCGCAGACAGAGACAGAGACACGCAGAGAGAGAAGGGAACGTAGGAAGTAGGAACAAACGTCGTTATCAAAAGCGTTAGGAGTGGCGTGCAACGGCCGCTTCTGATCTGCTGCAACGCGCTAACGGCGGCTGTTTGGTTTGTTTGTTGGTGGAATTCTGGTAGTGCCGTTTGTTAACGGAGGGGGGAATCGGGTGCTGGCGATTCTAGAATACGAGCGTGGGAAcggaataaataaatataaaaagaagttgagagacttttgttgttttgtttggtCTTTATTATTACACTCCCAGCACATATGTgctttttctaataaatttcataataataacaTCAGCTCAGCTCCActcctaaattaaaaaaaattaaataattaaaatatacttataaattaaatcttttatttatttaattggtgTAACTCAATTAGTAATGCAAGTTAaactttgagagaaaaaaatttaagcttaattcttaataaaatttattcttaagAAATAACGATAAAGtcctgaaaaaaaattaatctcaaaATCAACTtaaagaatatataattttgtaaaaatatctaGAGATTCCATTAGAACATTAAAAATCATGATTACATGAAACTAAATCTTTTAGTAATTGATTCAATTAGAGTTTAAACTTCAAACTTTTAGGAATTACCTAAATCTTCTAGTTAGACGAAATCTTataagttatttataattttataatcttataataTAATAGTAGTAATAAGTGTGCATTTTTTACCTTTAATTGCTACAGGCTATAGATATAAGTGtacattttttcatatttttattcaacttccacccttgcttttttattattatttaaaaagaaaaacaaatgagaaCAGTGAACATTCCACTAGtatacaatataatatttattgaccCACGTTATTTTTTCCACGTacctttattttactttaatttttatgttgtaTGTATGGTTGGAGtgaagatttttatattattaatcaatcaaaaatcatcttaaataataaatataactttttaaagtaattatttaaaattaacaattttatcatttataattatgttata contains:
- the LOC100780520 gene encoding phosphatidylinositol/phosphatidylcholine transfer protein SFH9 isoform X1, whose translation is MPGEEVLAQEDERGRCFEPETSEDEWRKSRARSLRRKAMTASTRLAYSLRKRNTRVANSDFASIFIEDVRDANEEKAVNSFRQVLLTRDLLPDSHDDYHEMLRFLKARKFDIDKTVQMWADMLHWRKEYGVDSILQEFVYKEYEEVQCYYPHGYHGVDKEGQPVYIERLGKVEPSKLMSVTTVDRFLKYHVQGFEKMFKEKFPACSIAAKRHIDKTTTILDVHGVNWVSFSKVAHDLVMRMQKIDGDNYPETLNQMFIVNAGSGFKLLWNTAKGFLDPMTTAKIHVLGNKFQSRLLQIIDSSQLPDFLGGSCSCPNDGGCLRSDKGPWNDPDILKLLHSREAMKLTKFGSSSVADGVDVKSYASKVKSTGISEPLSASEVRLNPSAFVQSVPSSEKKRMRDSAPTGNVLEPLNAAREVVGDVDSISDSNNNHLRRLQEKPIPYIISILAQIAVKLLTCIYVVFAALGKCFVVRSVDNQPRSHEKTKSAQSNSEEQLMTPAIKEPLWQRIQNLEAVVTEMANKPNTIPPEKEDILQESLSRIKCIEYDLQKTKKALLATASKQVELAESLESLKESKFDGRNSCWPKNRSYAPGR
- the LOC100780520 gene encoding phosphatidylinositol/phosphatidylcholine transfer protein SFH9 isoform X2; this encodes MPGEEVLAQEDERGRCFEPETSEDEWRKSRARSLRRKAMTASTRLAYSLRKRNTRVANSDFASIFIEDVRDANEEKAVNSFRQVLLTRDLLPDSHDDYHEMLRFLKARKFDIDKTVQMWADMLHWRKEYGVDSILQEFVYKEYEEVQCYYPHGYHGVDKEGQPVYIERLGKVEPSKLMSVTTVDRFLKYHVQGFEKMFKEKFPACSIAAKRHIDKTTTILDVHGVNWVSFSKVAHDLVMRMQKIDGDNYPEVLGNKFQSRLLQIIDSSQLPDFLGGSCSCPNDGGCLRSDKGPWNDPDILKLLHSREAMKLTKFGSSSVADGVDVKSYASKVKSTGISEPLSASEVRLNPSAFVQSVPSSEKKRMRDSAPTGNVLEPLNAAREVVGDVDSISDSNNNHLRRLQEKPIPYIISILAQIAVKLLTCIYVVFAALGKCFVVRSVDNQPRSHEKTKSAQSNSEEQLMTPAIKEPLWQRIQNLEAVVTEMANKPNTIPPEKEDILQESLSRIKCIEYDLQKTKKALLATASKQVELAESLESLKESKFDGRNSCWPKNRSYAPGR